One genomic region from Delphinus delphis chromosome 14, mDelDel1.2, whole genome shotgun sequence encodes:
- the ZC3H12D gene encoding probable ribonuclease ZC3H12D: MERSRKMEFFQKLGYGREDVVRVLGKLGEDALVNDVLQELIQTGSRPSAHEGSAVPLLVPRGSCGNPDSAQRGLRADPEEDRGGPASSLRPIVIDGSNVAMSHGNKEAFSCRGIQLAVDWFRDRGHTYIKVFVPSWRKEPPRSDTPIREQHVLEELERQAVLVYTPSRKVSGKRVVCYDDRYIVKVAYEQDGVIVSNDNYRDLQSENPEWKWFIEQRLLMFSFVNDRFMPPDDPLGRRGPTLSNFLSRKPKPPEPSWQHCPYGKKCTYGIKCKFYHPERPHHAQLAVADELRAQTLAWRGAGGEEAQRGSARAADVATLGGVFSRLVLSDDPGPLCAPPRGPGSGRAPRPPCPDWGASGPAPSPPVLPGLQSPRSPPGLRGGYRPGAPQSDRRPPRRQPADPWALPLGADWLPGRSAWAGSRWDEDDLGGASGSVPQAAAPEVDSRARARTVLCSTFPAHQVDSVMALFPELSDIARLILLIQRFQRSGAPVGKP; this comes from the exons ATGGAGCGCTCGAGAAAGATGGAGTTCTTCCAGAAGCTGGGCTACGGCCGGGAGGATGTGGTCAGGGTGCTGGGCAAGCTGGGCGAGGATGCCCTGGTCAACGACGTGCTGCAGGAGCTGATCCAGACGGGCAGCCGGCCCAGTGCCCACGAGGGCAGCGCCGTGCCCCTGCTCGTTCCCAGGGGCTCCTGTGGGAACCCCGACTCTGCCCAGCGCGGGCTGAGGGCGGACCCGGAAGAGGACAGAGGAGGCCCAGCCAGTTCCTTGCGACCCATAGTGATCGACGGCAGCAACGTGGCAATGAG TCATGGAAATAAAGAAGCCTTCTCTTGCCGGGGAATCCAGCTGGCTGTGGACTGGTTCAGGGACAGAGGACACACCTACATCAAAGTTTTTGTCCCCTCCTGGAGGAAAGAACCACCAAGATCTGATACCCCGATTAGAG AGCAGCACGTGCTGGAGGAGCTGGAGAGGCAGGCGGTGCTGGTGTACACGCCGTCCCGCAAGGTGAGCGGCAAGCGCGTGGTCTGCTACGACGACCGCTACATCGTGAAGGTGGCCTACGAGCAGGACGGGGTCATCGTCTCCAACGACAACTACCGCGACCTGCAGAGCGAGAACCCCGAGTGGAAGTGGTTCATCGAGCAGAGGCTGCTCATGTTCTCCTTCGTCAACGACCG GTTCATGCCTCCTGATGACCCCCTGGGCCGTCGGGGACCCACCCTGAGCAACTTCCTGAGCAGGAAGCCAAAGCCCCCAGAGCCGTCCTGGCAACACTGCCCCTATG GCAAGAAATGCACCTACGGCATCAAGTGCAAGTTCTACCACCCGGAGAGGCCGCACCACGCGCAGCTGGCTGTGGCGGATGAGCTCCGCGCGCAAACGCTGGCCTGGCGGGGCGCGGGCGGCGAGGAGGCGCAGCGGGGGAGCGCGCGGGCGGCCGACGTGGCGACTCTCGGAGGCGTTTTCTCGCGGCTCGTCCTCAGCGACGACCCGGGGCCCCTCTGCGCGCCCCCTCGGGGCCCCGGCAGCGGCCGCGCGCCCAGGCCGCCCTGTCCCGACTGGGGGGCGTCCGGGCCCGCGCCGTCCCCGCCAGTGCTGCCCGGCCTCCAGAGCCCCCGGAGCCCGCCGGGCCTACGGGGCGGATACCGCCCCGGCGCCCCGCAGAGTGACCGGCGCCCCCCGCGCCGGCAGCCCGCCGACCCGTGGGCCCTTCCTCTAGGGGCCGACTGGCTCCCGGGCCGCTCGGCCTGGGCGGGGTCGCGCTGGGATGAAGACGACCTCGGGGGGGCTTCGGGGTCCGTGCCCCAGGCTGCCGCCCCCGAGGTGGACTCGCGTGCCAGGGCACGCACCGTGCTCTGCAGCACCTTCCCGGCCCACCAGGTGGACAGCGTCATGGCCCTGTTCCCCGAGCTCTCCGACATCGCCAGGCTCATCCTCCTTATCCAGAGATTCCAGAGGTCCGGTGCGCCCGTGGGGAAGCCCTGA